From Pseudomonas arsenicoxydans:
GACACAGAAATCCTCGAAGCCCAGATAACCTTTGTCATTCAGATCGAAACGTTCGACGACCAGAAATTTGCCGTGCTCGCTGAGCTCAAATTTCGGCACTTCAAGTCCGCAATGCAGCGCGGCCCGCATGCAGAAATATTCGTTGGCCGCGAGTTCGGGGTATTCCTCCGGACGAAACGATTTGACCAGGTGCGTCGCGCCTCGATGGGTCAACCGGTCGACAGTTGTCGCATTGTCCCGGACAAGTACTTTCGGCTGTACACCTGACACACCCGAATACTGGCCATAGGTGTGTAGCAGATCATCGAACAAACCCTGTGCACCGTCATGCACCAGAAGATCCGCAAGACTGGTTTCCGGGGGGCGGTCATTCGAATCTTGCGCGTTCGCAATGCCTACTCGACCAAGCTGATATGGGCCGACAATCGCCAGCATCGCGAAATCATCGAAGCCCCTGACTGCTTTACTGAAACGACGAACCAACTCATCGCGCAGAGCGCCTTCCGGCAGGTTCATTTCAAAAATCGGGTGTATGCCTTGGTCCCACGTATAACTCTCAAGTCGCACCGGCATGGTCAACGAGACCGCGTTTTCCTCCTGCGCGTTTTCGGCGTAGGTAAAAACCGAATCGCCGCGAGGCTGACCACGACCGAGGGTGCCGACTGCCATTCCGGAAACACTGATGTGCAGCCTTTCCCTTTCCTGCGGTTCAGCCATGGAAGTTGGCCTTCTTCAGAGAGTCCAGCGTTGGACGCTTCGACTGACGGGGCACGGCGGTGAGCTCATACCCGAAACCACTGAGGATCGCCTCAACCTTGCGCAAACCGATTTCGGAAATGGTGTTGTTCTCGATGCCTGAAATCGTGGAACGGCTCATACCGTACTGTTTCGCCAATTCCTGTTGCGAAAGCTTTCGCTCTTTGCGTAAAGACCGAATGAGTATGCCAAGGTTTTCCATCGCTCAACCTGCATTGTATGCCGTGCAATTTTTCACGGAATGTGAATATGCATTGTATTTAGTGCAGATCAACGGGTATGTCCAGCTCATTTTTTAACCAGAGCCAAGAACCTACCGGCCCCGATCCCGCCGCAACAACTTGCGCACCCGCGCCACCAGCTCACTCACGGCAAACGGCTTAAGCAGGTAATCATCCTCATGCAATTCCAACCCGCGCAGGCGATCCTCGATGCCGTCCTTGGTGGTCAGGAACAGCACCGGCGTTTCGCCGAGCTTGCGGATCTGTTGCTGCAGCTGCCAGCCATTAAGCCCCGGCAGCATCACATCGAGGATGATCAGTTCGTATTTGCCGGTCTCGATCAAACGCCGGCCGTCCATGCCGTTAAGCGCGACGTCGACCGTATAACTCGCCTCGCTCAGGCCGTCGGCCAGGCGTTTGGCCATTTCGGGTTTGTCTTCCACTAACAGGACACGCATGGCACACCTCGATTATTCAGGAGCACAGGCTAGGCGCGTTCTGGCCGATTGCCCATTACAAACTTCAATCATCCCACAGGGATCATGTGTTGCCGCTAGATTGTGACCAAGGCCCGCAAACGCTCAGGGTCCAGAATCTCGATTTCGCCATAGCCCAAACCGATAATCCCCTGCCCCTGCAAGTCCTTGAGGATCTGGTTGGTGGTCTGGCGCGACAGAGACAACATCGACGCCAACTGCTCCTGCGGCAATTGCAGCACGCGGCGTGGCGGATCGATTTCGCCGTACCCTCCAGCGATCATCAGCAAACGATGCGCCAGCCGGGTCGGGGCAGGCATCAGGCTCAGCTGTTCGAGGTTGATGAAGGTCAGGCGCAGTTTGTGGCTCATCAGCAAGGCCAATTGCCGCCAGTACACCGGTTGTTCGTCGAGCAACTTGAGCAAGACCGCCTGCGGGATGTGCAACAGGGTGCATTGGCCAACGGCGAAGGCATCGTGGGTGCGTGGCTGGTTGTCGAACAGACAGATTTCGCCAAACCAGTGCGGCGGCTCCACCAGGCTCAGCAGCGCTTCCTTGCCCTGCTCGCTGACGGCACCGATGCGCACGGCACCTTCGAGCACCGCATACAACCCGCAGGGCGGATCGCCGCGTTTGAACAGCAGTTGCCCCGTCGCCAGGCGCCGAACCCTGGCCGCTGCCAGCAAACTATCCTGTAAGGGAACAGGTAGATGACTGAACCACTGCCCCGTCATCAGGCGCGAACGCCAAGCCTGCATATCC
This genomic window contains:
- a CDS encoding response regulator — its product is MRVLLVEDKPEMAKRLADGLSEASYTVDVALNGMDGRRLIETGKYELIILDVMLPGLNGWQLQQQIRKLGETPVLFLTTKDGIEDRLRGLELHEDDYLLKPFAVSELVARVRKLLRRDRGR
- a CDS encoding type II toxin-antitoxin system HipA family toxin yields the protein MAEPQERERLHISVSGMAVGTLGRGQPRGDSVFTYAENAQEENAVSLTMPVRLESYTWDQGIHPIFEMNLPEGALRDELVRRFSKAVRGFDDFAMLAIVGPYQLGRVGIANAQDSNDRPPETSLADLLVHDGAQGLFDDLLHTYGQYSGVSGVQPKVLVRDNATTVDRLTHRGATHLVKSFRPEEYPELAANEYFCMRAALHCGLEVPKFELSEHGKFLVVERFDLNDKGYLGFEDFCVLNAWPSKAKYDGSYEGAAKQIKEFVSPPLLNQALESFFKIVALSSGLKNGDAHLKNFGVLYEHCALDAQISLAPAYDIVTTSVYIKSDSMALLLGGSKAWPKYKMLMRFGRSACNLTEGRCNELLQQVAHGMDVAMGEMTDYIKAHRAFAEVGEAMLEQWTSGIERSLVKT
- a CDS encoding helix-turn-helix domain-containing protein — its product is MENLGILIRSLRKERKLSQQELAKQYGMSRSTISGIENNTISEIGLRKVEAILSGFGYELTAVPRQSKRPTLDSLKKANFHG
- a CDS encoding Crp/Fnr family transcriptional regulator, whose product is MDMQAWRSRLMTGQWFSHLPVPLQDSLLAAARVRRLATGQLLFKRGDPPCGLYAVLEGAVRIGAVSEQGKEALLSLVEPPHWFGEICLFDNQPRTHDAFAVGQCTLLHIPQAVLLKLLDEQPVYWRQLALLMSHKLRLTFINLEQLSLMPAPTRLAHRLLMIAGGYGEIDPPRRVLQLPQEQLASMLSLSRQTTNQILKDLQGQGIIGLGYGEIEILDPERLRALVTI